In Deinococcus cellulosilyticus NBRC 106333 = KACC 11606, a single window of DNA contains:
- a CDS encoding DeoR/GlpR family DNA-binding transcription regulator, which yields MLTTQRKQLILGRLKADGQIVAKTLSQELGLSEDTIRRDLRELAAEGLLQRVHGGALPASPTVVDLQARKQISQEAKAVLGKAAANLIQSGQVVLLDGGTTHVHLVRHLPADLKATFVTHSPTIAVELGEHTSCEVVLLGGRLFRHSMVAMGAATLEALSHIRPDLFFMGVTGVHAQEGLSTGDLEEAHLKRALSQRAAETIVLADSKKIGVASQYVIAPVRELGTLIVEKSLPEEVLSPFEGLGITLLRA from the coding sequence GTGCTGACCACACAACGCAAGCAATTGATCCTTGGACGCCTCAAAGCAGACGGCCAGATTGTCGCCAAAACCCTCAGCCAGGAACTGGGACTCTCGGAAGACACCATCCGCAGGGACCTGCGGGAACTTGCTGCCGAAGGATTGCTGCAGAGGGTGCACGGGGGGGCACTTCCAGCCTCTCCCACCGTGGTGGACCTGCAGGCCAGAAAACAGATTTCCCAGGAAGCCAAGGCCGTCCTCGGAAAAGCCGCTGCAAACCTCATTCAATCGGGTCAGGTGGTGCTTCTGGACGGCGGAACCACCCATGTGCATCTGGTGCGGCACCTCCCTGCAGACCTGAAAGCCACGTTTGTGACCCACAGTCCGACCATTGCCGTGGAACTCGGGGAGCACACCTCCTGTGAAGTGGTCCTGCTGGGAGGCAGACTCTTCAGGCATTCGATGGTGGCCATGGGTGCAGCAACCCTGGAAGCCCTCTCCCACATCCGACCCGACCTGTTCTTCATGGGGGTGACCGGAGTGCATGCGCAAGAAGGCCTCAGCACCGGGGACCTGGAAGAAGCCCACCTCAAGCGGGCTCTCAGCCAGAGGGCTGCCGAGACCATCGTGCTGGCAGACAGCAAAAAAATCGGGGTGGCCTCACAGTATGTGATTGCACCTGTCCGTGAACTGGGCACACTGATCGTGGAGAAATCCCTTCCTGAAGAGGTGCTTTCACCTTTTGAAGGGCTGGGCATCACACTTTTGCGGGCCTGA